In Anticarsia gemmatalis isolate Benzon Research Colony breed Stoneville strain chromosome 5, ilAntGemm2 primary, whole genome shotgun sequence, the following are encoded in one genomic region:
- the LOC142973055 gene encoding very long chain fatty acid elongase AAEL008004-like: protein MATIYDWYRDLMDNRGDPRVKDWAMMSSPWPTLAACVCYAYCSKELGPRLMANRKPFELRSVLVVYNLAQTIFSAWIFYEYLMSGWWGHYNFSCQLVDYSRSPMAMRMANTCWWYYFSKFTEFMDTLFFVLRKKNEHVSTLHVIHHGIMPMSVWFGLKFAPGGHSTFFALLNTFVHIVMYFYYMVSAMGPKYQKYIWWKKYLTAFQMVQFVLIFSHQLQVLFRPSCQYPRVFVYWIAMHGFLFLFLFTDFYKARYSKTKGKAMRNGLCMAVLDSGAPGGYSAAAGALPSSYASSGADAFVRRRPVS from the exons ATGGCTACCATATATGATTGGTACCGAGATCTAATGGACAACAGGGGCG aTCCTCGCGTCAAGGACTGGGCGATGATGTCTTCGCCGTGGCCCACGTTAGCAGCTTGCGTTTGTTATGCGTATTGCTCGAAAGAACTGGGCCCCCGGCTAATGGCAAACCGTAAACCCTTCGAGCTACGAAGTGTTCTAGTTGTCTACAATCTCGCACAAACTATATTCAGCGCGTGGATATTCTATGAG TACTTGATGAGCGGCTGGTGGGGTCATTACAACTTCTCATGTCAGCTCGTTGACTACTCCCGGAGCCCAATGGCAATGAGG ATGGCGAATACGTGTTGGTGGTATTACTTCAGCAAGTTTACGGAATTCATGGACACTCTTTTCTTCGTGCTACGTAAGAAAAACGAGCACGTGTCCACCCTGCACGTCATACACCACGGGATCATGCCCATGTCTGTCTGGTTCGGGCTCAAGTTTGCTCCAG GTGGTCATAGTACATTCTTCGCGCTGCTGAACACATTCGTCCACATAGTGATGTACTTCTACTACATGGTCTCTGCAATGGGTCCCAAATACCAGAAGTACATTTGGTGGAAGAAGTATCTCACCGCCTTCCAGATG GTTCAGTTCGTGCTGATCTTCAGTCACCAGCTGCAAGTATTGTTCCGTCCGTCGTGCCAGTACCCGCGCGTGTTCGTCTACTGGATCGCGATGCACGGCTTCTTGTTCCTCTTCTTGTTCACTGACTTCTACAAGGCAAGGTATTCCAAGACCAAAGGAAAGGCCATGAGAAATGGACTTTGTATG GCGGTGCTGGACTCAGGCGCGCCGGGCGGCTActcggcggcggcgggcgctcTTCCGAGCTCATACGCGTCGTCGGGCGCCGACGCCTTCGTGCGGCGGCGGCCCGTGTCGTAG